In bacterium, the genomic window TACGCGGCCACTCGGGTGTCCAGGGGGGTGCCGAGGTCGGAGCCGTTCCGAACGCATACGGGCTGGGGCGCAAGGTCGGCGACCCCGAGACGATGGCGGCGATGAAAACGTTCTGGGGCTTCGACGTTCCCGGGAAGCCCGGGCTCACCGCCGCGGCGTCCATGAACGCCGCGCATGACGGGAAGGTCGCCCTGGTCTACTCCGTGGGAGGCAACTTCCTCGAGACGCTCCCCGACCCAGTGTACGTACGGGAAGCCCTGGATCGCATTCCGGTCAAGATCTTTCAGGATATCGTGATCAATCCGATGATGCTCCTCGCCCCCGTCGAGGTCTCGATCATCCTCCCGGCGGCCACACGATACGAGACTCGGGGCGGGGTGACGGAGACGACGACAGAGCGCCGGATCGTCTTCAGCCCGGAGATTCCGGGGCGTCGGATCGGCGACGCCAAACCGGAATGGGAGATTCCCATGCTCATCGCCGAGCGGGCATGCCGCGACCGCCGCCATCTGATCCACTTCGATTCGACCGCGCAGATTCGTGACGAGATCGCGCGGGTCATCCCGCTCTATGACGGGATCCAGCGGCTCCGCCAGAAGGGGGACCAGGTGCAGTGGGGCGGACCGAGGCTGTGTGCCGACTACCGCTTCAACACCCTAGACGGCAAGGCGCGCTTCGTGATTCCTCACTGGCCGGAACGCGATACCCCGCCCGGAATGTTCTGCGTCACCACCCGCCGCGGGAACCAGTTCAACAGCATGGTGTGGGGTGAGCACGATCCCCTCACGGGTTCCGACCGGGATGACGTCATCATCTCGGCCGAAGATGCACGCCGCCTGACCCTGAAGAAAGGCGATCCCGTCCTCTTGCGCTCAGAGGTGGGAAGATTTTGGGGCAAGGTGAGGATCGCGGAGATCGCTCCGGGCACCTTAGCGGTCCACTGGCCTGAGGCCAATGCGTTGATCCGGACAGGCCGTTACGACCCGAGCTGTGGCGAGCCGGACTACAATGCGATCTGCGACCTCAGCGCGGTAGTACCATCGGCCGGCGACGAAGGCCGCTAGGCAGGCCTCCGAGCCTGGTTATCCGGCGAGCCACCGCGGTTCCGCCGTCCCGGTCTCTGCGATCTGCCTCGACCACACACCGTACGACAGGCAGTAGGCGCGGATGATGTCCTCATCCTCGGCCGCGTCATCGATGTCCGGGCCGGCCGTTCTCCGCGATAGGGACAGGAGGTTCAATCGGTTGCGCTCATGGATATCGATCACCGCGCCGACAAATTCCTCGATGGTCGGGTTGGTGAGCCGCCGCAGCTCCTCGAGAATGGTCTCCATGACCATAGTCCTCCCTGGACTCAAAAATTCTCACTACCTTCATATACCCAGATCGAGGGGGGCCACATTCCCATTCCAGAGAGTTCTTGCAAAATTGTTACAGGGCGCAGCCACGATCACTCGATCGCCTCAGGAGGGCCTCCGGAGGATGCCCCCTCCGGCCCTCGAATACCTAGCCAGCCGCGGGCCCTGGGGCCGGCGCGCCAGACGCTTCGCCGCGAGGATGCATCGATGGCCAAAGTGTACGGGCAGACGGTGTTTGAGCAATACCTTCGGGCCAACCGCCGGTCGAAGGAGCTCAACGACCGCGCCCGGTTGCTGCTCCCGGGGGGCATAACGCGGACCTCGGTGTACTTCGACCCCTTCCCGCCGTACATGGAGTATGGCGCAGGGTGCCGGATCCACGACGTCGACGGCAACGAGCGGATCGATTTTTCCAATAACTACACCGCGCTCATCCTCGGGCACTGCCCGCCCGCGGTCGTGGACGCGGTGCAGGCGCAGGTGACTCGCGGCAGCGCATTCGCGGCGCCGACCCGCTACGAGATCGATCTCGCCGGGACCATCACCGAGCGGATCCCGTCGGTCCGGCGCGTGCGGTTTGCGAGCTCGGGGACCGAGGCCGTGATGTTTGCGCTCCGCCTGGCCAGGGCCTTCACGGGCCGCCGGAAGATCGCCAAGGCCGAGGGGGGATTCCACGGCACCTCCGAGTATGCCGCCGTCTCGGTGAGCCCCGATCTGCACCTGGCGGGCGACGCGCGCACCCCCGTGTCCCTGGCGTCCGCGCAAGGGGTGCCCGACCGCGTCGTGGAGGACGTGGTGGTGTTTCCCTTCAACGATATCGACGCCACGGAGGCGATCGTTCGGCGGCACCGCGACGATCTGGCCGCCGTGATCGTGGAGCCGGTGCTGGGATCGAGCGGGATGATCCCCGCGCGACCGGAATACCTGCAGGCGTTGCGCGAGATCACGGCCCGCCACGGCGTTCTCCTCATCCTCGATGAGATCATCACGCTGCGCCTGGCGCCCGGCGGCGCGCAGAGCCTATACGGGGTGGCGCCCGACTTGACGGTCATGGGAAAGATCATCGGCGGCGGTTATCCCGTGGCGGCGTTCGGCGGCAGGGCCGAGATCATGGCGCTGCTCGATCCCGAGGGCGGACGCCCCCCGATTCCCC contains:
- a CDS encoding aspartate aminotransferase family protein; protein product: MAKVYGQTVFEQYLRANRRSKELNDRARLLLPGGITRTSVYFDPFPPYMEYGAGCRIHDVDGNERIDFSNNYTALILGHCPPAVVDAVQAQVTRGSAFAAPTRYEIDLAGTITERIPSVRRVRFASSGTEAVMFALRLARAFTGRRKIAKAEGGFHGTSEYAAVSVSPDLHLAGDARTPVSLASAQGVPDRVVEDVVVFPFNDIDATEAIVRRHRDDLAAVIVEPVLGSSGMIPARPEYLQALREITARHGVLLILDEIITLRLAPGGAQSLYGVAPDLTVMGKIIGGGYPVAAFGGRAEIMALLDPEGGRPPIPQSGTFNGNPIGMIAGLATLRQLTPAVYDRLNGMGDDLRRRLRELFARKGVPAQVTGMGSLLNLHFSGVEVTDFRTMRTGDGGRLRQVFFGLLNEGIYLAPRGMACLSTAMGDEEILAFVRATERALET